The Kribbella sp. HUAS MG21 genome includes the window TAGAAGAACAGCAGCCGCGGCCAGGCGGCCTGGTAGGAGTTCTCGTTGTGCAGGAAGATCTCCTCGCTCGGCGGGTAGTCGGTGGACGTGTAGACGTTGCCCTTGATCGACCGTCGCGGCGACGAGCGTTCGGCGTACTTCAGCGGCTCGCCGGACAGCGCGCGGACTGCCGCCTCCATGCCCTCGACGCCGCCGACCTTGCAGTCGCGCAGCAGGACCGCGCCGTGCCGGGCGAGCAGTTCGCGGATCCGCGGGCCGTCGGCGGTCAGCCGCTCGACGATGCCCGGCCCCTCGGGACCGCCGTTGATCACGTACGCCAGCGTGGTGCTCATGGGTGTGCTCCTCGGAAAGGTTGTGACAGGTGGATCAGGCGGACATCGCGACCAGGACGCGGCGCTTGCCGGTGTAGGGCCGGCGGCCGTGGCCGACCAGCAGGTTGTCGATCAGCAGCACGTCGCCGGTCCGCCAGTCGACGTCGACGGCCGCCGCGAGGCCGCGGTCGCGGATCTGTACCGCCCACGCGTCGGGGATCGGCGTACCGTCGGCCAGCGTCACGGACTGCGGCAGCTCGTCGGCGGGCATGATCTGGGCCAGTGCCTGCGCGGTCTCGTCGCCGAGGCCGGCCGGGTGCCACTGGTCGGCCTGGTTGAACCACACCTCGGCGTTCGTCCGCGGGTGCTTGATCGTTGCCGGCCGCAACTGGGTGATCCGCAGCCCGCCGTCCGGGCGCCACTCCACCTCGGCGGCGGAGTCCGCGAGGAACCGCTCCACCTCGGAGCGGTCGGAGGTCTCGAAGGTGTCCTGCCAGCTCTTGCCGAGTCCGGCGCCGCCGTGCAGGTTCTGCACGTAGCGCACGCCGTCCGCGAACGCCGCGGTCAGCTCGTCGTCCAGGGACGCCAGCCACAGCTCGCCGTCCACGACCGGCGTCGCGCCGCCGGTCTCCGCAGCCACCTGGCAGGAGAACATCAGCCGCGCCGGGTACGCGTGCGCGTAGGACAGCTCGTTGTGCATCGAGATCGTGTACTCGGGCGGGTACTCGGTCGACGTGTAGACGTTGTCGCCGACCTTGGTCCGCGGCGAGTTGCCGTGCTTGTAGGCCAGCCGGCCGGGCAGCAGCAGGTCCATCACCGGGTCCAGGTGCGCCTCGTCGACGTGGAACCCGCGGAACACCAGGGCCTTCGCCTCGACCAGCAGGCCGTCCAGGTCGCGCTCGTCGCGCAGTGTCCGGATCAGTCCGGCCGCGGTCGGCTCCACCCCGGCGTCGGCGGGCGTGACCACCCGCGGCCGCCACTGCTCCATCGTGCTCATCGGCCGTGCCTCCCTTGGTTCGACTGGTCCTCTCACTGTCACGGCCGGGCCCATACTTTTTCGTTACTCGTCCCGCCGTACCGACGGACGGCGGTGAACGCGAGCAGGGCCAGGACCGTCATCGCCCCCGCGGCCACCACGACGGTCGACGTCGTACCGACCGCACCCAGCAGCAGGCCACCGGTCAGCGGGCCCAGGGAGTTCGCACCGGACGTCACGAGCGCACCGACACTGGCCGCGCGGCCCTGCATCTCCTCAGGAGTGATGCGGACCTGGTAGACGCCACCGGCGACGTTCATCAGGCCGCCGGCCCAGCTCATCGCGGCGAACACCCCCGCCAGCAGCCACGGCTCCGGCGTCAGTGCGATCACAGGGATCAGGACGACCCGCAGTACCAGCGTGCCGACGAACAGCGTGGTCAGGCTGAGCCGCTTCATGAACCACGAGCCGCAGAGCGCGCCGAGCAGTCCGCCGAGACCTGTGGCCAGGCCGATCAGTCCGATCGTGGTGACCGCTCCCCCGCTCTCCTTGACGATGAGGATCATCGAGAGGCTCAGCACCTGGCTGACGAGGTTGGTCACGGAGATGACCGCCAGGGCGCTGCGGAGGAGCTTCTGCTCACGCATCCAGCGCAGGCCTTCGCCCAGGTCCTTCCAGAGCGTCGCCGGCTTGCGCTGCGGCCGCTGGAACGGCGTACGGATCGCCAGCAGCGTCACCATCGACACCGCGTGCCCCACGACCGTCACGCCGAACGGCATCCAACTGGCGAACGACAGCAGCGTCGTCGACAACGGCTGCCCGACCAGTCCAGCCCCTTTGCTGCGCGCCTCGTTCTGCGACAGCGCAGCCGGCAGGTGATCAGGATGTACGACGGAACGCACAGCCGCGCGCTCCGCCAGCTGGTAGCAGATCGCGGCGGTGCCTTCGAGGAACGCGGCTGCCAGCAGATGCGGCACGGTGAGGCGGTAGAGCAGCATCGCAGCCGGGACGCTGGCGATCGCGAGCATCCCGACCAGGTCTGCGCAAAGCATCACCCTGCGGCGGTCCCAGCGGTCCACCAGCACACCTGCCGGCAGCTGTACCACCAGCTGCGGCAGGAGCGCGGCGAACCCGACCAGTCCCGCCTGCTCCGCCGAACCACCGTCGAAGACCACCAGCAGTGGCCACGCGATGCTCGCGACCCGGACCCCGAGGATCGACGCGGCCGCGCCGAACCACAGCAGCCCGAAGTCCCGGTTCCGCCAGAGCGGCCCGGGCGGAGCGTCGGGCCTGGCGGACACGGTCATCCGACGATCCCGCGCCGGCACCAGTCCAGCACCGCCATCGCGCCGTGCAGCTTGTTCTCGGCCTGGTCGAAGGCGATGCTCGCCGGGCCGTCCAGGACGTCGGCGGTGACCTCCTCGCCGCGGTGTGCGGGCAGGTCGTGCAGGAACACCGCGTTCGGGTGGTCCTGCCAGATCGCCGCGTTGACCTGGAACGGCGCGAACACGTCCCGCCAGTTCGGGTCCGGCTTCGACGTACCGGTCGTCTGCCAGCGGGTGGTGTAGACGGCATCCAGCTCGGGCGGCAGGTCGGCCATGTCGTGCCGCTCGACGATCGTCGAGCCGCAGCGCTGCGCGTGGGCGGCCGCGCGCGCGGCGACGTCGGGCCGCAGGCCGTAGCCGGGCGGGGTGCGCAGTTCGAGGTGGACGCCCGGGAAGCGCGTGATCGACAGCGCGATCGAGGCGGCCGAGTTGTTGCCCTCCCCGACGTACAGCACGCGCAGCTGCTCGAGCTTGCCGAACCGGCGCTTCAGCGTGACCAGGTCGGTGATGCCCTGCGTCGGGTGCTCGACGGAGCTCATCGCGTTGATCACCGACATCCGGTCCTGCGCCGCCCAGCCGCGCATTTCCTCCGGATCGCCGGCGGTCCGGGCGACCAGCACGTCGAGCATCCGGCTGAACACCTGACCGGTGTCCTCGG containing:
- a CDS encoding TauD/TfdA family dioxygenase, yielding MSTMEQWRPRVVTPADAGVEPTAAGLIRTLRDERDLDGLLVEAKALVFRGFHVDEAHLDPVMDLLLPGRLAYKHGNSPRTKVGDNVYTSTEYPPEYTISMHNELSYAHAYPARLMFSCQVAAETGGATPVVDGELWLASLDDELTAAFADGVRYVQNLHGGAGLGKSWQDTFETSDRSEVERFLADSAAEVEWRPDGGLRITQLRPATIKHPRTNAEVWFNQADQWHPAGLGDETAQALAQIMPADELPQSVTLADGTPIPDAWAVQIRDRGLAAAVDVDWRTGDVLLIDNLLVGHGRRPYTGKRRVLVAMSA
- a CDS encoding MFS transporter, with translation MTVSARPDAPPGPLWRNRDFGLLWFGAAASILGVRVASIAWPLLVVFDGGSAEQAGLVGFAALLPQLVVQLPAGVLVDRWDRRRVMLCADLVGMLAIASVPAAMLLYRLTVPHLLAAAFLEGTAAICYQLAERAAVRSVVHPDHLPAALSQNEARSKGAGLVGQPLSTTLLSFASWMPFGVTVVGHAVSMVTLLAIRTPFQRPQRKPATLWKDLGEGLRWMREQKLLRSALAVISVTNLVSQVLSLSMILIVKESGGAVTTIGLIGLATGLGGLLGALCGSWFMKRLSLTTLFVGTLVLRVVLIPVIALTPEPWLLAGVFAAMSWAGGLMNVAGGVYQVRITPEEMQGRAASVGALVTSGANSLGPLTGGLLLGAVGTTSTVVVAAGAMTVLALLAFTAVRRYGGTSNEKVWARP
- a CDS encoding ornithine carbamoyltransferase, whose translation is MSTRHLISTDDLTDDELRYVVDLGEEFSAGRAVLDRPLTGQIAGIYFRKTSTRTRTAFSAGALRLGAQIIAYGPDDLQLNTGETTEDTGQVFSRMLDVLVARTAGDPEEMRGWAAQDRMSVINAMSSVEHPTQGITDLVTLKRRFGKLEQLRVLYVGEGNNSAASIALSITRFPGVHLELRTPPGYGLRPDVAARAAAHAQRCGSTIVERHDMADLPPELDAVYTTRWQTTGTSKPDPNWRDVFAPFQVNAAIWQDHPNAVFLHDLPAHRGEEVTADVLDGPASIAFDQAENKLHGAMAVLDWCRRGIVG